The following are encoded together in the Chaetodon auriga isolate fChaAug3 chromosome 4, fChaAug3.hap1, whole genome shotgun sequence genome:
- the LOC143319764 gene encoding centrosomal protein of 95 kDa-like isoform X3, translating to MGTQEGERDWVDVANDLLSKCHINLMLRKLADCDANIFIALYENILGEKVPDYIAAPCSQEEDIHNIQSVIDSLSLDYLQISLSHITGENVVRGDKESIRNLLEIFDGLLEYLKEEISEESQNGEELNDCLNEDVPVETKEPTNCNATEQKETKHDGASSSSSGESPVLSSKHSLHSWSAEEVGSASELGLGVSARTFTVKQEGLAVPPQNSDAVATSGPLDNQAAPQTEPLHSAIALQPPNQSNTPHGSDTDPHSQSQPPAADGLSEERVGDEAAPDTTETSRSVPEAVVTSGLQSPPLLHSPASETSLSSQQRARTEVEGEALEPTNGGPRRVLFRTQPDVLFLTLQEEMAATTPSPPDTEEEEQDEEDLSYTRRHLGRRMGHRDNTGLSSSGLEEDGFEEPLSHRRQRNKQAEEELHHISEKLSHRLEELDQMLKRVLSEGGESREEDKQSHHSDSIMECCRTPRQHTVSGTPSAESTHRTRSLSPSPPRVHHSLQGQLEDAMAEALSLNDGRQTNLTASDHSRREELHHRPSHRKHIKYLENKAYKKELKRYEDKERADLDKARLKAQEAERQYREAILRDLSQASRPSPARTKAQHRSQCNTQTPGQRWQESPRKAPSMKVKENELLPVLLEELPHLHISPHALGRMWEQQMQQVDRLHALSSSHGQRRNKLTSQVEEAQRKHDLLMELVRKDQDHKRRLRDVKERIQQQKSTQNKLREQRQQIARAKKYHSDYHVQHRARLMKARSKEERMFRQLFEEGLELQKVRLREQRAFAKEQRLEHQRRHQDQIKSMENYYKDQFSLLAEKLAQERQDIQIRKKAQEKALLKMKRELRSRMEREIGELQRIIIQNDEDDHFQDLEVQRLRNRVHMASFQYNTSYLH from the exons ATGGGAACCCAGGAGGGAGAGCGAG aTTGGGTAGATGTGGCAAATGATCTACTCAGCAAGTGTCACATAAACCTGATGCTGAGGAAACTGGCGGACTGTGATGCAAACATTTTCATCGCTCTGTATGAAAACATCTTGGGTGAGAAAGTTCCAG ATTACATTGCAGCACCATGCAGTCAAGAGGAGGACATCCATAACATCCAGTCAGTGATTGATTCACTGTCCCTGGATTACCTTCAGATCAGTCTCTCGCACATTACAG gggaAAATGTTGTCAGAGGGGACAAAGAATCCATCAGGAATCTTCTAGAAATCTTCGATGGCCTCCTGGAATATCTCAAGGAGGAGATAAGCGAGGAGTCACAGAATGGTG aGGAACTCAATGATTGTCTCAACGAGGATGTGCCTGTTGAAACCAAGGAGCCAACAAATTGCAATGCCACAGAGCAAAAGGAGACTAAACACGATGGAGCATCTTCATCTTCGAGTGGAGA GTCCCCTGTCCTCTCCAGTAAACATTCCCTCCATTCCTGGAGTGCTGAAGAGGTGGGATCAGCGAGTGAGCTCGGGCTGGGAGTCTCTGCACGCACATTCACAGTCAAACAAGAAG GACTGGCTGTCCCTCCTCAAAACTCAGACGCGGTCGCCACCTCCGGTCCTCTGGACAACCAGGCTGCTCCACAGACCGAACCGCTGCACTCAGCCATCGCCCTGCAGCCACCCAACCAGAGCAACACCCCCCACGGATCCGACACAGACCCGCACTCACAAAGCCAACCTCCTGCAGCTGATGGCCTCAGCGAAGAGCGTGTAGGGGACGAAGCAGCTCCTGACACTACAGAG ACCTCTCGATCGGTACCTGAGGCAGTTGTTACCAGTGGACTACAATCTCCTCCCCTTCTCCATTCTCCTG CGAGTGAGACGTCTTTATCCAGTCAGCAAAGAGCCAGGACAGAAGTGGAGGGGGAGGCACTAGAG CCAACCAACGGGGGCCCCAGGAGAGTTTTGTTCCGCACGCAGCCAGATGTGCTGTTCCTCACCCTGCAGGAAGAGATGGCAGCCACAACCCCTTCTCCACCAGAcactgaagaggaagagcaagatGAGGAGGATCTGAGTTACACACGAAGACATCTGGGCAGAAGGATGGGTCACAGAGATAACACAGGCCTCAG CAGTAGTGGGTTGGAGGAGGACGGTTTTGAGGAGCCTCTGTCGCATCGTAGACAGAGGAACAAGCAAGCTGAAGAGGAGCTGCATCACATATCTGAGAAACTCTCCCATCGGCTGGAGGAACTCgatcag ATGCTTAAACGAGTTCTGAGTGAAGGTGGAgagtccagagaagaagacaagCAGTCCCATCACAGTGATAGCATCATGGAGTGTTGCAGGACTCCCAGAcaacacacag TTTCAGGAACACCAAGCGCTGAATCCACCCACCGGACACGCTCCTTATCTCCCTCCCCTCCACGGGTCCATCACTCCCTGCAGGGACAGTTAGAAGATGCCATGGCAGAGGCCTTGAGTCTGAATGATGGAAGGCAAACCAACCTCACAGCTTCTGATCATTCAAGGCGAGAAGAGTTACACCACAGGCCGTCTCACAGGAAACATATCAAG tatCTAGAGAATAAGGCCTACAAGAAGGAGCTGAAAAGATATGAAGACAAAGAACGGGCAGATCTAGACAAGGCACGCCTCAAAGCTCAGGAAGCC gaGCGACAGTACAGAGAGGCCATACTAAGGGATCTTTCCCAAGCGTCCAGACCATCCCCAGCTAGAACAAAGGCCCAGCATAGGTCACAatgtaacacacaaacaccaggaCAGAGATGGCAGGAATCCCCCAGGAAAGCTCCATCAA tgAAGGTGAAGGAGAATGAGCTCCTCCCTGTGCTCCTGGAGGAGTTGCCCCACCTTCACATCTCGCCTCACGCCCTGGGTCGGATGTGggagcagcagatgcagcaggTGGACAGGCTCCACGCCCTGTCATCCTCCCACGGCCAGCGTCGCAACAAACTCACCAGCCAG GTGGAGGAAGCCCAGAGGAAACATGACCTGCTGATGGAGCTAGTCCGCAAAGACCAAGACCACAAGAGGCGTCTG AGGGACGTCAAAGAGCGTATTCAGCAGCAGAAGTCGACCCAGAACAAACTGAGGGAACAGAGGCAGCAGATAGCACGAGCTAAGAAGTATCACAGCGACTACCATGTGCAGCACCGCGCTCGCCTCATGAAGGCACGCTCCAAGGAGGAGAGG atgtttcggcagctgtttgaggagggTTTGGAGCTACAGAAAGTTCGgttgagagagcagagagcctTCGCCAAGGAGCAGCGGCTGGAACATCAGAGACGACACCAGGACCAGATCAAGTCCATGGAGAACTACTACAAAGACCaa ttttCACTACTAGCTGAAAAACTTGCACAAGAGCGGCAAGACATCCAGATTCGGAAAAAAGCTCAAGAAAAG GCTCTGCTGAAGATGAAGCGAGAGCTGCGTTCCAGGATGGAGCGTGAGATCGGTGAACTGCAGAGGATCATTATCCAGAACGATGAGGACGACCACTTCCAGGACCTGGAGGTTCAGAGGCTGCGCAATCGGGTCCACATGGCTTCCTTCCAGTACAACACTAGTTATCTGCACTGA